In Bifidobacterium scardovii JCM 12489 = DSM 13734, the genomic stretch GTGGCCTCCGTGAAAAACGACCACAGGCATGTGCCGCACAGCAACGAAATGGGGAAAGTCGGGGTTCCATCGGAGAACTTCAAGAATCGCACAAAAACCACATACATGACAGCAAACAGCATCAGCGGTCTCAGCACGGACCAAGCCATTCCCAGGAAGGATCCCTGATACCGCAGCTGAAAATCGGTTTTCACCAATTCGCGAAACACAATCAGCGAATAGCGGTACTTGTCTTTCGTCCGCCGCATTAGTTCTTTCATAAGCACTCAATTCTAACAAACACGGTGTATGCGCCCGCTTCCCATCCGCACCGCTACCCATGTCGGCGCGGTACTCAGTGACAGCTACTATATACACTATGACTGAATTCGCTCCGAAGAATATTATTGTGACCGGTGGCTGCGGCTTTATCGGTTCGAATTTCGTGCACTACGTGTACAACAATCATCCCGACGTGCATGTCACCGTGCTGGACGCCCTGACGTATGCGGGCAATCTCGAGAACATCAGGGGCATTCTCGGGGATCGTGTCGAGTTCGTGCACGGCAACATCTGCGATGCGGAGCTGCTCGACAAGCTGGTGCCCGGCCACGACGCGATCGTGCACTACGCGGCCGAATCCCACAACGACAATTCCATAGCGAACCCCGAACCGTTCCTGAAGACGAACGTGGAGGGCACGTTCCGCCTGCTGGAGGCCGCGCGCAAGTACGACGTGCGCTACCACCACGTTTCCACCGACGAGGTGTACGGCGATCTGGCGCTGGACGATCCGGCGAAGTTCACCGAGGAGACCCCGTACCATCCGTCGAGCCCGTATTCGTCGACGAAGGCGAGCTCGGACCTGCTGGTGCGCGCATGGCACCGCACCTTCGGGGTGCGCATGACCATCTCGAACTGCAGCAACAATTACGGCCCGTACCAGCATGTGGAGAAGTTCATCCCCCGGCAGATCACGAACATCCTCGAAGGGATCCGGCCGAAGCTGTACGGCGACGGACTGAACGTGCGCGACTGGATCCATACGGAGGATCACAGCTCCGCGGTGTGGACGATCCTGACGAAGGGCCGTCTCGGCGAGACCTATCTGATCGGCGCGAACGGGGAACGCAACAACATCACCGTATTGCGCGACATCCTGACGGTGATGGGCCGGGATCCCGATGACTTCGACCATGTCAAGGACCGTCCGGGACATGACCGCCGCTACGCGATCGATTCGACCAAGCTGCGGACCGAACTGGGATGGCGTCCTACGCACACTGATTTCCAGAAGGGTTTGGAGAAGACCATCGCCTGGTACACCGAGAACCGCGCGTGGTGGGAACCCGCCAAGGCCGCAACCGAAGCACGATACAAGCGACAAGGACAATGAGCGCGGGGCTGAAGGACCATCCCGCCCGGTTGTGAGATTCGAAGCGACAAGGAGCTTACCGTGGATTTCGAGAAGGAACTGAACGTCACCCATACCAATATTCCCGGTTTGATGGTGTTCGATCTGCCAGTGCACGGAGACAACCGCGGCTGGTTCAAGGAGAACTGGCAGCGGGCCAAGATGACCGCCCTGGGGTTGCCGGACTTTGGCCCGGTGCAGAACAACATATCATTCAACGCGAAGAAGGGCGTCACGCGAGGCATCCATGCCGAGCCATGGGATAAGTACATCTCTATCGCCACCGGCTCCGTTTTCGGCGCATGGGTCGATCTGCGTCCCGGGGAAAGTTTCGGGCAGGTGTACACGACCCGTCTGGATCCGTCTCGCGCGATCTATGTGCCTCGTGGCGTGGGCAACAGCTTCCAGGCATTGGAAGATGGTACCGCATACACCTATCTGGTCAATGCGCATTGGAGTCTGGAACAGAAGAAGACTTATACCTTCGTGAATCTGGCCGACCCCGAGCTCGGAATCCAATGGCCGATTCCGCTGGAAGAATCGGAACGGTCCGAAGCGGATCTTCACCATCCGATGCTCAAGGACGCCAAACCGATGGAGCCGAAACGCACCATGGTCTTTGGAAGCAACGGCAAGCTCGGCCGGGCCGTTCGCCAGTATGCAGAAGAGCACTCCTTGCACGGTTTCGAATACCATGACACGGATACCTTCGACATCGCCGGCGCCGACGCATATGCGCAAATCGATTGGGATTTGTACGGAACCATTATCAATGCCGCGGCCTTCACCGCGGTGGACGCGGCGGAAACGCCATCGGGACGCAAGCAGGCGTGGAAGACCAACGTTCAAGGCGTGAGGAACCTGGCCAAAGTAGCCACTGATCACAAGATAACACTCGTTCATATCTCCAGTGATTATGTGTTTGACGGCATCAAGGCAATGCATACGGAGAATGAGGAATTCGCTCCTCTGGGCGTGTATGGGCAAACGAAGGCGGCAGGCGACGCCCTCGTCGAGAACGTGCCGCAACACTATCTGCTTCGTTCGAGCTGGGTCATCGGAGAAGGCCGTAATTTTGTGACGCGCATGCTGAGCCTGGCACAAACCGATCAGACGGCCGAAGCGCCCTCCGACCAGTTTGGCCGTCTGACCTTCACCGGAGATATGGCCGGCGCCATTTTTCATCTGCTGAACACGAGCGCCCCTTACGGCACGTATAACATGACCGGATCCGGCCGTGTAGCCAGCTGGTACGATATCGCGAAGCTTGTTTTCACGGCGGCGCAAGCCGATCCCGATCGTATTGTCGCCAACTCCGTCGAAGAGTATGCCCGGGAGCATCATGCGGCGCTCCGCCCCAGGAATTGCTCTCTCGATCTATCCAAGCTCGAGTCGACCGGATATCGGCCGGCCGATTGGGAGGAATCACTGAAAACCTATCTCGCAAAGGAGCTTGATAAGTGAAGGGAATCATACTAGCCGGGGGATCCGGGACACGGCTGTACCCGCTTACCACGGTCACGTCCAAACAGTTGCTGCCGGTATACGACAAACCGATGATCT encodes the following:
- a CDS encoding sugar nucleotide-binding protein gives rise to the protein MDFEKELNVTHTNIPGLMVFDLPVHGDNRGWFKENWQRAKMTALGLPDFGPVQNNISFNAKKGVTRGIHAEPWDKYISIATGSVFGAWVDLRPGESFGQVYTTRLDPSRAIYVPRGVGNSFQALEDGTAYTYLVNAHWSLEQKKTYTFVNLADPELGIQWPIPLEESERSEADLHHPMLKDAKPMEPKRTMVFGSNGKLGRAVRQYAEEHSLHGFEYHDTDTFDIAGADAYAQIDWDLYGTIINAAAFTAVDAAETPSGRKQAWKTNVQGVRNLAKVATDHKITLVHISSDYVFDGIKAMHTENEEFAPLGVYGQTKAAGDALVENVPQHYLLRSSWVIGEGRNFVTRMLSLAQTDQTAEAPSDQFGRLTFTGDMAGAIFHLLNTSAPYGTYNMTGSGRVASWYDIAKLVFTAAQADPDRIVANSVEEYAREHHAALRPRNCSLDLSKLESTGYRPADWEESLKTYLAKELDK
- the rfbB gene encoding dTDP-glucose 4,6-dehydratase yields the protein MTEFAPKNIIVTGGCGFIGSNFVHYVYNNHPDVHVTVLDALTYAGNLENIRGILGDRVEFVHGNICDAELLDKLVPGHDAIVHYAAESHNDNSIANPEPFLKTNVEGTFRLLEAARKYDVRYHHVSTDEVYGDLALDDPAKFTEETPYHPSSPYSSTKASSDLLVRAWHRTFGVRMTISNCSNNYGPYQHVEKFIPRQITNILEGIRPKLYGDGLNVRDWIHTEDHSSAVWTILTKGRLGETYLIGANGERNNITVLRDILTVMGRDPDDFDHVKDRPGHDRRYAIDSTKLRTELGWRPTHTDFQKGLEKTIAWYTENRAWWEPAKAATEARYKRQGQ